ATAGTAATTTTCTGGAAAATTTTTTTAGCGATTTTTTGGTATAAAATAGAATGAATTATCAAGCGATAAGTAAAATATTTAGTCGTAATGTTGTATTGGAAATAGCAAAGAAGAATAGATTAGAGTTGTTTAGAAGTATTCTCATGGAGAATTACCCTTCGTACAACTCAAAAGGTAAGTCTATATCTAAGATATACGATGAAATGTATACCTTGCTGAAAAAGAAGTATAGAAACGAGTATGTTTACAAGAACGAAATAGCAAAAAATATAATAAGAAAAAGTCACAAATTTTGTAATGTTAGTTATGTTAATGAATTTAAGGTTAATGGTTGTATAGCTGACGTGGCTATTTTTAATGATACTTCCACCGCTTACGAGATTAAGACAGAACTCGATTCTTTTGAAAGGCTGGATGACCAACTATCTGTTTATAAGGATGTTTTTGAGTTTGTTTATATGGTTGTACCTGAAAAGAAAAAAACTCAAGCGCTAAGAGTTGCACATGATAATACTGGGATAATAACTTTAAATGAAAAAAATGTCCTGAATTATGAACGGATGGCTATTTCAAATATAAAATCCCTTTCCAAAGAAAAAATATTTAATTGTTTAAGGCCTTCTGAGTATGCTTCTCTCTATGAGGAAATAGTTGGCACTAAAGCTTCTGGAAGAGCTGCCGATATTAAAGGTATGTGCAGAAGTGTTTTTGTTGAGCTGGACATAGAAAACGCGCATAAGGAAATGCTAAAAAAATTAACAGCAAGAGGTCTTGAGCGATTTGAAAAAGATCATTTTCTTTTTCTTCCTCAGTCACTGCTGGCTACATTATTAAATTTGCGATTAAATAGAAAGAGCTTAATGACACTTAGGGAAAACATGGTAGAAACATTATGTTAATTGATAAGGAATCACAGCATGTACTATTGTTATTTGAGAGCAAAGCAATATGAACTATTAGCTGTTAGGTCGTGTTTACCGAAAATAGTTCAGAAAAATATGGCTATTATCATTGAGCCTGTTAGAGAAAATAATAGGGATTTATATAGTTGTTTGAGGGATGCAAAAAATGAAAATGCAAGATTGATATTGATAGTTAACCCTAAGTGCGGGGAGCTAGAGGGAAATGAAAGGCTAACAGAAGAATTAATAAAAGGTGCTATCGAATTATATCCCCAAGTTGAGCTTGGTTTTATTGTGGATGATACTACTAGCCCCACACAGGTCACTTCTTTTTTCAATGCATATCTCCAGCAAGCAAAGTCTATTATACATAAGAGCAGTTATGTAAATGCTCAGCAACTCCTCAATATTGAACTTTCTGATAGGTTATTTAAAAGCAATATATTTATTGAAGGTAAGTGTAGTGCAAGTTATGTATCAAACTTTAACCAAACCTTTAAAGTGTTAGTACATGACGGATTAAATCGAACTCAGACAAATGCTGGATATGCTAATAATATTATTGAGTTTTTCTCAGATTTATATTTGAACTACAGACAGATAGGATTTCAGGGTTTTGGTGATTTTTCAATAGTTGGCGATCATTTTGTAGAAGGTGGAGGTCAAGCCGTCACAGCAGTGATACATGTTACTTATGAGGATACAGACAAAACACAAATTCTAGCTCATCATTTTTTGTCGGATCCAAGAGTGGCGGCTGAAGATGTTGCTATTTTGATTGATGAAGCACTCGAAAAATTAGAAGCATTTATCACTAGTCAAAGACCTGATATTTTAAATTGGTCTACTGCTTGTAAAGAATTAATTGCCATTTATAACACTCCGGGCGAGAGAACCAATCTTGCTTATATTAAAAAGATGACAATTAAACATCATTTTGAATTAATGCATAACATTTTGTGATGATATTGAGAGGCGCATTCTGCGCCTCTTCTTTATTATGTGAGCAATAGTAATTTCTTTTGAATTTCTGCCCAGAATCCTTTGAAGGCATACTCTATTAAATAATAAGAGCGACTGTCTCTGTTTATAGGCTATGAGCTATTTAACCTCCAGCGCGCAATGCTACCCCCGCCTCGCCTGCCCGCTTTGTGCATCGTTTTTTATGCAGCTGCATGAACCGGGCAAAGCCTCGCCGGGTGTGGGCTGACAGGGTATCTGGAACGCTGCATTTTGCATGCAAATCCATGCACCTTATGCATGCATCGCTATTTACAACCGGGCTGGCCAGAAAAAGGGCGTTGAAAGGACTAAACGCGGAGACAAAAAAGCCGCTGTTTTCAGCGGCCGTTGTGGTTAGTGGAGAGTGCGGAAAGATGAACCGTAGCGCCCGATAGTCTGGCGTCCTTTGACCGGCTCCGGGGGGACTGCGGGGGTCGCTTCAGGTTGCGGCGGCGCGGTAATCACCTTCGTAATGCTCTCATTCGTTTTGAAGGTGCAGGAGCAGTCAAGGTTTGTGCACTGGTGATAACGTTCCTTCACCTGTTCAGACATATACCGGCTTGAACGGGTATGGGCCGGGCTTTTGCAGTACGGGCAGTGCATCATTTCTTTTTATCAGGCAATGCTGACCGCGTTTACGCAGCCGAAAGCGCTCAGCCCGTTTGAGTCTGTGAGCGAGGCTGACCTGAAGGCCATGAGCGCCAGTCAGAAGGCCGAACCGCTGGCCACGCACTACCTCAACACGCTGGCCGTGCCGGTCGTGGGTGAAGACCTGTGCCGCTACGAGCACCGCGCGTGGCAGGTGCTGCCGTACCGCGTGCTCAGCCGGGAAATTGCCGCGCTGTTCCAGAAGGTGCGCGCGCCATTCTCGGCAACCGGTATCGGTGGTATCGTGGATACCCTTAAGCTGATGGTGCCGCAGATGGACGCACCGCCCCACCGGCTGATTGGCTTTCGTAACGGCGTGTTTGACACTGTGACCGGCGTATTCGGCCAGCATAGAAAAGAGTACTGGCTCCGTACCGTTAACAGCGTCAACTACACCACCCCGAAAGCGGGCGAGAATCTAGCGGATGATGCACCATACTTCTGGCAGTGGCTGACGCGGGCGGCCGGACGTAATGAAACAAAGCAGGAGCATATCCTCGCGGCGTTATTTATGGTACTGGCCAACTGCTATGACTGGCAGCTGTTCCTTGAGGTCACCGGCCCCGGCGGCAGCGGGAAAAGCGTGATGGCCTCCATTGCCCGCCTGCTGGCCGGAGAGGACAACACCACGGCCGCGACCATCGATACGCTGGAATCGTCGCGGGAACGCGCCAGCGTGGTCGGCTACTCCTTAATTATTCTGCCTGACCAAGAGAAGTGGAGTGGTGACGGCGCGGGCATTAAAGCCATTACCGGCGGCGACGCCGTGGCGATTGACCCGAAGTACCGCGACGCCTATTCAACGCACATTCCGGCGGTAATACTGGCGGTAAACAACAACCCGATGCGCTTCAGCGACCGCAGCGGCGGCGTCTCCCGTCGCCGGGTAATCCTGCCGTTCCCGGACGTGATACCGGCAAACGAGCGCGACCCGCAGCTGCTGGAAAAGATTGCCGGTGAGCTGGCGGTTATCGTGCGCCACCTGATGCAGCGCTTCACCCAACCTGATGATGCCCGAGAGCTGCTTCAGGCGCAGCAGTCGTCAGAGGAGGCGCTGGGAATCAAGCGTAGCGCCGACCCGATGGTCGACTTCTGCGGCTACCTGACGCCGCTGAGTACGCCGACCGGGCTGTTTATCGGCAATGCAAATATCCGCCCCATGAACCCGCGTCGCTATCTCTATCACGCCTACCTGTCATTTATGGAGGCCAGAGGTTATCAGCACCCGATGAGCCTGACGGCGTTTGGCCAGGCGGTGCCGCAGACGCTGAAGGAGTACGAGATAGAGCTGCTGAAGCGTAAGACGAAGAACGGCATTCAGACTAGCCTTGATCTTAGCGAGGACTGCGAGGCCAACTGGCTGCCGCGCTGCGATGCATAAATCATACGAAAAGATCAAACCTGCTCTGGCCGGTTTGTGCCAAAAGCGGAAGTTATCTATCTGGTGATAATTTGTGCGATTATATGAGGTTAAGGTTGTAAGCGATATTTTAATTAAATATATAAAGGAATAAGTTATTCATGGTCCGGTCACAAACCACTGTGAAAATTTGCAAAAAATTGAATGCTGTTGGCTCCGCTTCCCCATGAGAAAAAATACCCACATACTTAAACGTAATGGAAATTATTGTTCGATTTGGTCTGTAACTGCCATAAAATCCATACCTATCCAGCAGTGCTTATACTGGCGTCCCCTTCTCCATAATATCTACTGGACGAGTTTCTTCTGCTCCCGCCCTAGATTCGCGTCAAATAAAAAAGGGTGTTGTTAAATATACCAATCATGAATTACTTATAATTTTATTATACTGGTGCGTGCTACTACCTCCATTGACTTGAAGGGCACGCAACCTTACATTGCTAGAAGTGATGTCAATCCATCACTACGTTTGGCTAAGAATACTCATTTCTTGATGTAACCCTGCATTGGATAATACGGATTTAATAACTGATAAAAGTAATCTTTCCCCAAATTCAGAGATAAATCCTTCATCAGAGTAGCTAAAAACATAC
This DNA window, taken from Mixta gaviniae, encodes the following:
- a CDS encoding sce7726 family protein, translating into MNYQAISKIFSRNVVLEIAKKNRLELFRSILMENYPSYNSKGKSISKIYDEMYTLLKKKYRNEYVYKNEIAKNIIRKSHKFCNVSYVNEFKVNGCIADVAIFNDTSTAYEIKTELDSFERLDDQLSVYKDVFEFVYMVVPEKKKTQALRVAHDNTGIITLNEKNVLNYERMAISNIKSLSKEKIFNCLRPSEYASLYEEIVGTKASGRAADIKGMCRSVFVELDIENAHKEMLKKLTARGLERFEKDHFLFLPQSLLATLLNLRLNRKSLMTLRENMVETLC
- a CDS encoding sce7725 family protein; translation: MYYCYLRAKQYELLAVRSCLPKIVQKNMAIIIEPVRENNRDLYSCLRDAKNENARLILIVNPKCGELEGNERLTEELIKGAIELYPQVELGFIVDDTTSPTQVTSFFNAYLQQAKSIIHKSSYVNAQQLLNIELSDRLFKSNIFIEGKCSASYVSNFNQTFKVLVHDGLNRTQTNAGYANNIIEFFSDLYLNYRQIGFQGFGDFSIVGDHFVEGGGQAVTAVIHVTYEDTDKTQILAHHFLSDPRVAAEDVAILIDEALEKLEAFITSQRPDILNWSTACKELIAIYNTPGERTNLAYIKKMTIKHHFELMHNIL
- a CDS encoding ogr/Delta-like zinc finger family protein, with translation MMHCPYCKSPAHTRSSRYMSEQVKERYHQCTNLDCSCTFKTNESITKVITAPPQPEATPAVPPEPVKGRQTIGRYGSSFRTLH